Proteins encoded together in one Streptomyces sp. NBC_01408 window:
- a CDS encoding type 1 glutamine amidotransferase domain-containing protein yields MILFLLPAGDYDPTEAAVPWAALRDAGFEVRFATPGGKVALADPRLTDLGFSWLSPWLMTRRAELAAYRRLTEDPWFLAPSSYADVDPADVTGLFVPGGHAAGMRTLLEDATAQQLFARVFTQGLPVGAVCHGVLLAARAKDPATGRSVLHGRRTTALTSLLELTGWNLTRFWLGRYYRTYRTTVQQEVTAALADPSHFLAGSPLPVRDTAARPGRGFAVKDGNYVSARWPGDCHRLAAEYLALVRAHAAGAVHRSG; encoded by the coding sequence GTGATTCTCTTCCTGCTCCCCGCAGGCGACTACGACCCCACCGAGGCGGCGGTGCCCTGGGCGGCGCTGCGGGACGCCGGCTTCGAGGTGCGGTTCGCAACCCCCGGCGGAAAGGTCGCACTCGCCGACCCCAGGCTCACGGACCTCGGCTTCTCCTGGCTGTCGCCCTGGCTGATGACCCGCCGCGCCGAACTGGCCGCCTACCGGCGCCTCACCGAGGACCCCTGGTTCCTCGCCCCCTCCTCGTACGCGGATGTCGACCCGGCCGACGTCACGGGCCTCTTCGTACCCGGCGGCCACGCCGCGGGCATGCGGACGCTGCTCGAGGACGCCACCGCCCAGCAGCTGTTCGCCCGGGTCTTCACCCAGGGGCTGCCGGTGGGGGCCGTCTGCCACGGCGTGCTGCTCGCCGCCCGGGCCAAGGATCCCGCCACCGGACGCTCGGTCCTCCACGGCCGGCGGACGACGGCTTTGACGTCCCTGCTGGAGTTGACGGGTTGGAACCTCACCCGGTTCTGGCTCGGGCGCTACTACCGCACGTACCGCACCACCGTGCAGCAGGAGGTCACCGCGGCGCTCGCCGATCCGAGCCACTTCCTCGCCGGCTCGCCGCTGCCCGTCCGTGACACCGCCGCCCGGCCAGGACGCGGCTTCGCCGTCAAGGACGGCAACTACGTCTCCGCGCGGTGGCCCGGCGACTGCCACCGTCTGGCGGCGGAGTACCTGGCCCTGGTCCGCGCCCATGCGGCGGGAGCGGTCCACCGATCGGGTTGA